The sequence ATTCGCTCAGAACATGGCAACAAGCTAAGGAATCATCGATAACCAGTACATTAATAGACATATTAGTTCTCTAGTTAGATAGCGATAAGCAGAGAAATACTGCCAAAAGAGACTGGAAGTTAAACTTGAAACAAGCGGGGAAACGTGAGAGTTGCTCACTTAATAAATGATGAATTATCCCTTTCAAAGCACACTGAAAAAGTGCCATATAGCCTCCATGCGTGATATCAATCCCACTCAACATCCGTTGAGTTCAGAGTAAGTTTCTAATAGGATAGATATGAATCTAATAAAGCCTAGTCCAAAGCCTCAAACTGTCAAATCCTTCGTCTTCTATATCTCCATAGCGATTCAAAAAATTTCAAAGAAAGTCAGGGTGGGTCTGATATAGAGCAGAAAATGATATGCTGTTAAAACCTGCTGAAAATTGCTATACTCCGCCGCCGCGATTTATTCCCGGTGCTTAGGCATAAAACGCCTGTTGGAAAGTGAACATTGCCTGCGTATGGTTAGGTGAACGAACAAGTTGAATAGAGGTCCCAAGATGAGATTTGAATCTTTTAGTTTTGCTCCCGAGATTTTGCGCGCAATCTCTGAATGTGGTTATCAAAAAATGACGCCTGTTCAGCAAGAAGCCATACCGGCGATCCGCCGCGGTCAGGATGTCTTAGCCAGTGCCCAAACTGGTACAGGTAAGACAGCAGCATTTGCACTGCCTATACTGCAAAAGATGTTCGATAACCCGATGGAGACTCAACGCTCCAATGCACGGGCGCTTATCCTCACACCTACACGTGAACTTGCCTCTCAGATCGCCGACAACATCAGTGATTACAGCAAGTATATGGATGTCTCTGTATTGACCATCTATGGTGGGGTTAAATTAGATACTCAGGCACAGAAACTTAAACGTGGAGCAGACATCATAGTGGCAACTCCAGGCCGTCTGCTGGAGCACCTTCAAGCCTGTAATTTGAACCTGTCTAATGTCGATTTCTTGGTGCTGGATGAAGCCGACCGTATGTTAGATATGGGCTTTATTAGCGATATCCAGAAGATAATGCAGGCCGTCAACAAGCAACGTCAGAACTTACTCTTCTCGGCTACCTTCTCCAGCTCCGTGAAAAAACTGGCTAACGACATGTTAGTCAAGCCTAAGCTTATCAGTCTAAACAGCCAAAACAGCACAGCAGACACAGTTAGCCAGGTTATCTATCCTGTTGAGCAACGCCGTAAGCGCGAGTTACTTTCCGAGCTTATCGGTAAGAAGAACTGGCAACAGGTCCTCGTCTTCACCGCCACACGTGATGCTGCCGATAAGCTGGTGAAAGAGCTAAACTTGGATGGTATCCCTTCATCTGTTGTTCATGGTGAAAAGGCCCAAGGCAACCGTCGTCGCGCCTTAAGAGAATTTAAAGAGGGTAAGATACGCGCCCTGGTTGCCACAGAAGTGGCGGCACGAGGTCTGGATATTCAAGATCTAGAATACGTAGTTAACTATGATCTGCCTTTCCTTGCCGAAGATTATGTTCACCGCATTGGCCGTACCGGTCGTGCGGGTAAATCTGGCGTCGCTATCTCTTTGGTAAGCCGTGAAGAGGAGCGTACTCTATACGATATCGAAACCTTAATCGGCAAGAAACTTCGCCGAATCACGATCCCAGGCTATGAGGTTGGTAGCCGAGACGTGCTGATCAAGCAACTACAAAAGCGTCGCAGCTTCGCTAAGAAACAGCAACGGGAAGATAATGCAGGTGCGCAAGTCGTTGGTGAAAGAAACATGGAAGGCCGCCGAGTCAAAGTGAAAAACACCTCCAATAGACCGGCCACCAAGGCCAAGAAAATCCGCTAAGGCTTAAGGGGAATAAGTTGATGACAAGTTATAATCAGGCCCTTATCGAAATCACTCAAGCGGGTCTTGCTGCACTCGAAGAGCGCAGCAAGAGTAAGAATGTCGTTAAAACAGCCGCGGCCGAGAGTCACTTCCTATGTAACTGGATGGTTCAGGCTCTGAAGGAGCGACGCTTCTCTAAGTTGATTGCCAAAGAGCTTAATCAGTGGATCCGGGATGCCCGCAGCATGGGCGCCGCTGCTCAGCTAACTTCAGTGTTGCAACGCATAGAGAGCCAATACCTGGCAGCGGAACAAAATCAAGCATTGGCCACATCCCTGAACGCCATGTTAAATGAGTTTAGGGAAAATGACTGGGTCGTTATCTTAGATAGTGAAGTCACCACCAGGCTAAAACTAGACAGCAGTGGCCAAAACAGCCTGATTATTTCCAATGAGCAGTATGATGGCCACATCGATGGCGATAATCTGACTAAGGCTATCACCCTCTATGTCCGTGCCAATGAGCAAGAATTGGCAAAGGCTGCAGCTAAACACGGTTTACTCCTAAGCCAAGGTAATAAGAAAGCTAGCCTTATTAAGCACCACAAGGCCTATGGAGTCTTCCCCAATAATCAAGTCCCAGCCATGGCACTGCTTGTAGAATAAGCTAATTAACCTTTCGGTTTATACAAGACATTAAAAAGCACCCTGAGGTGCTTTTTTACTTTAAACCGTATTACTATCGGCTTATTGCAGCTCTTGAAGTTCTTCACCTAAGTGTTTTTCCCCAAGGTGACTATTACCATTTAACTTACTTTTGGTATTCTCCCCTTGAACAACTGAGATAGCCTCTGTCATCATGGGGATCTTACCTGTGAGTAGGTCATTCAAACTGCCCTTATCGGCATCCACAAGACCTAGCTCTTTCAACATTGCATCGACAACTGGCGCGTTAGCACGATAGTTGAGTGCCGCATTAGTCACTTGCTCGGCGATACCCGCTTGACCCGTCTGAGCCAAGACACCATCTTGGGTCACGCCATTACCGCCAGTCCCATAGCCCTGTAAGATCTTAATGCCTTCGATATTTTCCAGAGGCTTAACCGCCTGTTTAACCACTTCAGGCAAAGCTGCCAGTATAGCCATAGAACGTTGAAGCTCGATCTGCTCATAGCTGAGTATATTCTCTGCTTCATGCAATGCCTGCTTACCCGCAGCTTCTACCGCATAAAACTTCTCATCGGCTTCGGCCTTGAGCTTCTTAGTCTCTGCTGCGGCTTTCGCCTCGATCAAGATGGCACTGGATCTGTCTTGTGCAGCACGCTTTTCCGCTTCTGCTTCGACCGTGACCCCAACAGCTTCACGTTCCGCCTCTTTACGTGCATCGATCACCTCAATCTCCTTACGGCGATTAGCTTCGGCGACCTGACGTGTGGTGATAACCGCTTCCTCTTTCTCTACCTTAAGCTTCTCGGCTTCGGCCGCCTTGGCCCTGGCAGCCGATTCCTCTTCCGATTTAACCGCAACGGCAATCTGCTTCTCCTGCTCCGCGACCTCAATATCTCTTTGCTGCTGAATTCGAGACTGCTCGATAGCCTTACGCTTCTCAATTTCCCGGGTTTCTATGTCTTTAGTCTTCTCTATCTCGGCAGTTTCTACCGCACGCTCTCTAGCGATCTCCGCCTCACGCTCTTCACGAGTCTTCTGCTCTTGCTTCTTAAGGATCTCTGCCTTCTGCTCCGCGCGCTTAAACTCAAGCGCCTGCTGCTGGATCAGTCTGGCCTCTTCTTCAGCCTGCTCAATCTCTAATGACTCTTTCTCGGCTTCAAGGTTACGCAGTTCAATCTTAATGCGGTTTTCCTGCTGGATATCGTTGGTCTCTTTACGCTTCTCTTCAATAATCTTAGCGAGTCGTGCACGACCTTCGGCATCGAAGGCATTATTTTCATTGAAATATTGGAGATCGGTCTGATCGAATCCAGTCAAAGATACAGACTCAAGTTCGAGGCCGTTTTTCTCAAGATCATTCGCCACATTATTCTGCACTCGCTGCACAAAGTCGGCTCTTTGCTCATGCATCTCTGTCATGTTCATTTCTGCGGCCACCGCACGTAGCACATCGACAAACTTAGATTCCATCAGCCTCTTAACTTCTTCCACTCGTGTGGTTCGCGAGCCCAAGGTTTGTGCCGCCATAGCAATTCCTTCTGCATTTGGCGCGACCCTAAGGTAGAAGTCGGCTCTCACATCGACACGCATCCTGTCTTTAGTGATAAGCGCATCTTTTTGCATCTTCTCCACTTCGATGCGTAGGGTATTCATATTGACACTAATGGTCTCATGTAACACTGGCAGCACTAGGGCGCCACCATCTTTAACGACTTTTTCACCGCCGAAACCAGTACGAACAAACGCAGTTTCTTTAGAAGCCCTACGGTATAGCTTGGCAAAAACAAGCCCGATAACGAACATACCCAGCAGTGTAGCACCGGCAATTAGCAGCACGAAGCTACTACCAAAATTTGAACTTATATCTTGGATCTGATCCATTTTATTTCCCTTAAAATTACGATCTAACAACGATTTTAATTATGACATTTTTAACTATTTTTCTGTTTCTTTACAGTATTGAGTGCGTTAAATGGTTAAGAATCAAACCTTGCGGCAGACCAGACCGTCCCCTCCCTTCTGAGTAGCACAACCTGAGTACCAGGGTTAAATTCAATGCCGGGTAATTCCGGCTCCACCAGCACATAATGTTTCTGCTGATACTGGTCTTTGACTAAGGCCTCACTGGGGTTGCCCTTAATCGCACAACCTATGGTCACAGTGCCTACACTGCCGAGTAAGACATCGATAGAAACGGCGCTGGACTCATTTTTGGGGAGTATTCTAGCGACAAGGACGCCGATATAGCGACAAGAGAAAGCGGTAAAGAAGAGTGCGATGGGTAGAGTAGCACTTTGAGGTAGTAGCTCATGACTGATAGCCAATGAGATGTAATTACTAATATAACCTGTGATAGAAAAACTGACCAACACCAGCACAAACCAGATAAGCAATGGCAACCTATCCAGACAAAGCCAACCGGCAATCCCTGTTAAGCCACTCCCGCCCCCGAGACCGTCCACATCAGAGTCAATATCGACATCACTGGGCGCCCAGTCATCCAACGCCCCCACAAGACTGTAACCAATGCACAGTGAAAACGCCTCGAAAGCACCGAGCAAGAAAACAAACGCAAGAGAAAGTGTAAAAGGTAAATTAGCTTGGGTGAGCAGAAAGTCCACCATATGTCGCCTCCATGTGTATTACCGCATCCATTTTATTGAAACTTAACGTGATTAGTGAACAATCTTGTTTACTGTAGCAACCCGTTTAGTCTCTAAAATCATAGCAAAGCCAAAACAATATGGAAACAATATTAAGATTAAGATTTTTACATATCACTCAACACTCCTGCAGATTGAGTGATAACATGAAGCAAGTGACAAATTTGATGAAGAGCCCCCATGACACACTCACACAGTTCGCCCCATTACCTGCGCTTAACTGAACACTTTCAGAAGATCGCCCATTTTGAACATCTAAGCGCCTTAGGCGATTGGGATCAGGCCACCATGATGCCAATTGGAGGCAGCGAAGGTCGCGGTGCCGCTATGGCCGAGCTGGCTCGTCACATTCATGAGCTAAAAACAGATTCTTTTATCGAAACCAGCATCGAGCAAGCCGAAGAGGAACTACTCGATAGTCACCAGATGTCTAACCTCAGAGAGATCCGCTATCAGTTCATGCAAGCCAATGTCGTTCCAGCCGATCTCGTTCAGGCTAAAACACAGCTGGCATACCGATGTGAACATGCCTGGCGGGATCAGCGAGCCAATAATGACTGGAAAGGATTCAAGCCTAATCTCGAAGCCCTGATGAAACTGGTGAAAGAAGAAGCTTCGATACGGGCACAGGCACAAGAACTCACGCCTTATGACGCCCTGTTAAATAAATTTGAGCCAGGCATGACCACCAAGCGTCTAGAGCATGTTTTTGGCGATCTCAAATCATGGCTCCCCGGATTGATTGAAACAGTTCAAGGGCAGCAAGCCGATGATAAAAAGATAACCTTGGCAAAATACTCGGCTCAAAGTCAGGAAGCACTGGGGCGTGATGTTATGGCATATCTGGGGTTTGACTTCACCCAGGGCCGTTTAGATGTCAGTAGCCATCCTTTCTGTGGCGGCGTACCCGGTGATATACGTTTAACTACACGTTACGACGAAGCAGATTTTACCAGCGGCTTAATGGGAATCGTCCACGAAACAGGACACGCCAGATACGAGCAAGGACTCCCAAAAGAATGGCGAGGTCAGCCAGCAGGTGGTCATCGCTCTATGGCCATACATGAGAGTCAGAGCCTATTTTGTGAGATGCAATTGGGCCGTGGTGAAGGATTCCTCACTCAAATCCAGCCCAAAATACGCCAGCACTTAAACAGCCAGCTCAGCATAAAAGAGTTAAATCACATCTATAGCCGAGTCAAACCAGGATTAATTCGAGTCGATGCAGATGAAGTCACTTACCCGTGCCATATTCTATTGCGTTTCGAAGCCGAAAAGGGCTTAGTCGACGGCAGCTTAGAAGTTGCCGATTTACCCGAATTCTGGGCAGAGCAGATGAAGTCTCTCCTAGGCATAGATACCCGAGACGATTTTCGTAATGGTTGCATGCAAGATATCCACTGGGCCGTTGGTGAGCTAGGCTACTTCCCCAGTTATACCTTAGGTGCCATGTATGCGGCACAATTTAGATTCGCCATGGAAGCAAACCTAGGGCCGGTCGATGAATTACTGGCTCAAGGTAACATTGCCCAAGTATTCGATTGGCTCGACAAGAACATCTGGTCTCAGGGCAGCTTATTAACTACCGATGAGCTGGTTAAACATGCCACAGGAGAAAGCCTGAATCCTAATTTCTTTAGGCGCCATCTAGAGCAAAGATACCTTAAATAACGTATCATACGGGGATAAATTAGGCTGCCTAGGTAAAATGATGCACTTGCGAAATATCGACTCCAGAGACTGGGAGACTATCCTCATAATTCAGGAGGAATGTTACCCAGAATTAGAACCCGAGTCTCTGAGTGTATTACAGAGTAAATGGCAATTATCCCCACAAACTTGCTTCGTCATAGAGGCGGATAATCAAGTGGTTGGATACAGCCTGGCACATCCCTGGACACTCGGCTCGCCACCATCGCTAGAACAAGTAACAGGCCAGGTTGAGCAAGCCGATACCTTGTATCTACATGATATTGCTCTGTCGGCCGGTGCTCAAGGAAAAGGCGCCGGACGCGCCGTTTTCGAAAAACTGTTAACATTGGCCCAGCAGCTCTCATTTAACAGTATCTCCTTAGTGGCCGTCCAAGGGGCGAGTAGCTACTGGAAAAAACAAGGATTCGTAAAACAATCTATCCATAAGAGCCTAGCAACCTATACACCTGATGCCTGCTA is a genomic window of Shewanella psychrophila containing:
- a CDS encoding DEAD/DEAH box helicase translates to MRFESFSFAPEILRAISECGYQKMTPVQQEAIPAIRRGQDVLASAQTGTGKTAAFALPILQKMFDNPMETQRSNARALILTPTRELASQIADNISDYSKYMDVSVLTIYGGVKLDTQAQKLKRGADIIVATPGRLLEHLQACNLNLSNVDFLVLDEADRMLDMGFISDIQKIMQAVNKQRQNLLFSATFSSSVKKLANDMLVKPKLISLNSQNSTADTVSQVIYPVEQRRKRELLSELIGKKNWQQVLVFTATRDAADKLVKELNLDGIPSSVVHGEKAQGNRRRALREFKEGKIRALVATEVAARGLDIQDLEYVVNYDLPFLAEDYVHRIGRTGRAGKSGVAISLVSREEERTLYDIETLIGKKLRRITIPGYEVGSRDVLIKQLQKRRSFAKKQQREDNAGAQVVGERNMEGRRVKVKNTSNRPATKAKKIR
- a CDS encoding DUF2913 family protein; its protein translation is MTSYNQALIEITQAGLAALEERSKSKNVVKTAAAESHFLCNWMVQALKERRFSKLIAKELNQWIRDARSMGAAAQLTSVLQRIESQYLAAEQNQALATSLNAMLNEFRENDWVVILDSEVTTRLKLDSSGQNSLIISNEQYDGHIDGDNLTKAITLYVRANEQELAKAAAKHGLLLSQGNKKASLIKHHKAYGVFPNNQVPAMALLVE
- a CDS encoding flotillin family protein; this translates as MDQIQDISSNFGSSFVLLIAGATLLGMFVIGLVFAKLYRRASKETAFVRTGFGGEKVVKDGGALVLPVLHETISVNMNTLRIEVEKMQKDALITKDRMRVDVRADFYLRVAPNAEGIAMAAQTLGSRTTRVEEVKRLMESKFVDVLRAVAAEMNMTEMHEQRADFVQRVQNNVANDLEKNGLELESVSLTGFDQTDLQYFNENNAFDAEGRARLAKIIEEKRKETNDIQQENRIKIELRNLEAEKESLEIEQAEEEARLIQQQALEFKRAEQKAEILKKQEQKTREEREAEIARERAVETAEIEKTKDIETREIEKRKAIEQSRIQQQRDIEVAEQEKQIAVAVKSEEESAARAKAAEAEKLKVEKEEAVITTRQVAEANRRKEIEVIDARKEAEREAVGVTVEAEAEKRAAQDRSSAILIEAKAAAETKKLKAEADEKFYAVEAAGKQALHEAENILSYEQIELQRSMAILAALPEVVKQAVKPLENIEGIKILQGYGTGGNGVTQDGVLAQTGQAGIAEQVTNAALNYRANAPVVDAMLKELGLVDADKGSLNDLLTGKIPMMTEAISVVQGENTKSKLNGNSHLGEKHLGEELQELQ
- a CDS encoding OB-fold-containig protein, producing the protein MVDFLLTQANLPFTLSLAFVFLLGAFEAFSLCIGYSLVGALDDWAPSDVDIDSDVDGLGGGSGLTGIAGWLCLDRLPLLIWFVLVLVSFSITGYISNYISLAISHELLPQSATLPIALFFTAFSCRYIGVLVARILPKNESSAVSIDVLLGSVGTVTIGCAIKGNPSEALVKDQYQQKHYVLVEPELPGIEFNPGTQVVLLRREGTVWSAARFDS
- a CDS encoding carboxypeptidase M32, translated to MTHSHSSPHYLRLTEHFQKIAHFEHLSALGDWDQATMMPIGGSEGRGAAMAELARHIHELKTDSFIETSIEQAEEELLDSHQMSNLREIRYQFMQANVVPADLVQAKTQLAYRCEHAWRDQRANNDWKGFKPNLEALMKLVKEEASIRAQAQELTPYDALLNKFEPGMTTKRLEHVFGDLKSWLPGLIETVQGQQADDKKITLAKYSAQSQEALGRDVMAYLGFDFTQGRLDVSSHPFCGGVPGDIRLTTRYDEADFTSGLMGIVHETGHARYEQGLPKEWRGQPAGGHRSMAIHESQSLFCEMQLGRGEGFLTQIQPKIRQHLNSQLSIKELNHIYSRVKPGLIRVDADEVTYPCHILLRFEAEKGLVDGSLEVADLPEFWAEQMKSLLGIDTRDDFRNGCMQDIHWAVGELGYFPSYTLGAMYAAQFRFAMEANLGPVDELLAQGNIAQVFDWLDKNIWSQGSLLTTDELVKHATGESLNPNFFRRHLEQRYLK
- a CDS encoding GNAT family N-acetyltransferase — encoded protein: MHLRNIDSRDWETILIIQEECYPELEPESLSVLQSKWQLSPQTCFVIEADNQVVGYSLAHPWTLGSPPSLEQVTGQVEQADTLYLHDIALSAGAQGKGAGRAVFEKLLTLAQQLSFNSISLVAVQGASSYWKKQGFVKQSIHKSLATYTPDACYMVLKL